The Oncorhynchus masou masou isolate Uvic2021 chromosome 8, UVic_Omas_1.1, whole genome shotgun sequence genome has a window encoding:
- the LOC135544153 gene encoding RAS guanyl-releasing protein 2-like, with protein MKSIKLDQSATVDELTEACIKAFDYEGRLNDESLVRMFLMMHPWYLSSADLAKKLSSKSLEENCLPELRSQICHLIKYWISEFPAEFDLNPELAEPIRRLKEQLAQQGEEHQSTLINVDSVPSYEWSRQVSQPAQSDFKKRKTSLLFDHLDSSELAEHLTYMEYKSFCRILFQDYHSFVMHGCTVDNPILERFITLFNSVSQWIQLMVLSKPTAPQRAAVISHFIRVAQRLLQLQNFNTLMAVVGGLSNSSISRLKDTQSHISTDVSKVFNNLVELVTSCGNYSQYRQRFSESTGFRFPILGVHLKDLIAVHVALPDWSDREKTQVNLAKTQQLYAILQELALIQTMPPSVDANMDLLNLLMVSLDQYHSEEEIYQLSLQREPRTARPLSTPSPPMIEEWASSVKPKADPTIISKHIQKMVESVFKNFDTDGDGYVTQEEFEIIRTNFPYLCKFDDLDKNQDGRISQEEMIDYFTKASSLLNSKMGFIHTFSEKTCMKPMLCHHCKGIMWGFYKQRYKCKACGVSCHKDCRSRLAVECRKRTQSTCHEYHSPQHSRSFSVPAIAQPLHTVQHTVITEEAPESLGDEVFDVHL; from the exons ATGAAGTCTATCAAATTAGATCAGTCGGCTACAGTCGATGAGCTTACGGAGGCCTGCATCAAAGCATTTG ATTATGAAGGCAGGCTGAATGATGAGTCTCTGGTCCGGATGTTTCTCATGATGCATCCATGGTACCTCTCCTCTGCTGACCTGGCCAAGAAACTCTCCAGCAA GTCGCTGGAGGAAAACTGTCTGCCTGAACTCAGGTCACAAATCTGCCATCTTATCAA GTACTGGATCAGCGAGTTCCCAGCAGAGTTTGACCTGAACCCAGAGCTGGCAGAGCCGATCAGAAGGCTGAAGGAGCAGCTGGCTCAGCAGGGAGAGGAGCACCAGAGCACACTCATCAACGTTGACAGTGT GCCGTCATATGAGTGGAGTAGGCAGGTGAGCCAACCAGCTCAGTCTGATTTCAAGAAGAGGAAGACGTCTCTCCTCTTTGATCACCTGGACTCATCTGAACTAGCAGAGCACCTCACCTACATGGAGTATAAGTCCTTCTGTAGGATACTG TTCCAGGACTACCACAGCTTTGTGATGCATGGCTGCACAGTGGACAACCCCATCCTGGAGCGCTTCATCACCCTCTTCAACAGCGTGTCTCAGTGGATCCAGCTGATGGTGCTCAGCAAGCCCACCGCCCCCCAGAGGGCTGCAGTCATCTCCCACTTTATTAGGGTCGCACAG AGGTTGTTACAGCTGCAGAACTTCAACACTCTGATGGCAGTAGTGGGAGGTCTCAGTAACAGCTCCATCTCACGCCTCaaagacacacagtcacacatcaGCACCGATGTGAGCAAG GTGTTCAACAACCTGGTGGAGCTTGTGACATCCTGTGGGAACTATAGCCAGTACCGCCAGCGCTTCTCAGAGAGCACAGGCTTCCGTTTCCCCATCCTGGGTGTGCACCTCAAGGACCTGATTGCTGTGCACGTAGCCCTGCCCGACTGGAGTGACCGGGAGAAGACGCAGGTCAACCTGGCCAAGACCCAACAGCTGTATGCCATCCTCCAGGAGCTTGCGCTGATCCAGACCATGCCACCCAGCGTTGATGCCAACATGGACCTGCTCAACCTGCTCATG GTGTCTCTGGACCAGTATCACTCAGAGGAAGAGATCTATCAGCTGTCCCTGCAGAGGGAGCCCCGCACAGCCAGGCCATTG TCTACCCCAAGCCCACCTATGATAGAAGAGTGGGCATCTTCAGTGAAGCCCAAAGCTGACCCCACCATCATCAGTAAACACATACAGAAGATGGTAGAG TCTGTGTTTAAGAATTTTGACACTGATGGAGATGGCTACGTCACTCAGGAGGAATTTGAGATCATTAGGACGAACTTCCCATACCTCTGCAAGTTTGACGACCTGGATAAGAATCA GGACGGCAGAATCAGTCAGGAGGAGATGATCGACTACTTCACCAAGGCCAGCTCTTTACTGAACAGCAAGATGGGGTTCATCCACACATTTTCAGAGAAGACCTGCATGAAGCCTATGCTTTGCCATCACTGTAAAGGCATC ATGTGGGGATTTTACAAACAAAGATACAAGTGTAAAG CCTGTGGGGTGAGCTGCCACAAAGATTGTCGCAGCCGCCTTGCTGTGGAGTGCCGCAAACGAACACAGAGCACCTGTCATGAATACCATTCTCCCCAACACTCCCGTTCCTTCAGTGTGCCTGCTATAGCTCAGCCGTTACACACTGTACAGCATACAG TCATTACAGAGGAAGCTCCTGAATCCCTGGGGGATGAAGTGTTTGATGTCCACCTTTGA